The following are encoded together in the Phenylobacterium sp. NIBR 498073 genome:
- the pseG gene encoding UDP-2,4-diacetamido-2,4,6-trideoxy-beta-L-altropyranose hydrolase, which translates to MILRPRILFIANAGPAVGGGHVMRSLSLARALGEHGAECVFLAPPVVAGILDAFAPDMSREAVASVAAADLPAAVAGLAFDAVVFDHYGLGRADHQFIAQGRPTLVIDDLADRPLAADVVLDSGPARTEEDYADLAGGARLLLGPRYAPLRPEFAALREAAIARRGGPVQRVLVALGLTDVGGVTSRVLDRLRQRNGHLAFDVVLGSEAPSLPGLTRVAAHDPRVMLHIDAQDMARLTLEADVAFGAGGSTTWERCTLGLPSVLLVLAENQRPAARALADRDAALVVDAADPDFAAAFDRAAVRLLNDTATRTRLTAASLELCDGRGAERAAEALLEVISAPRLAARDPGV; encoded by the coding sequence ATGATTCTGCGACCACGCATCCTCTTCATCGCCAACGCCGGCCCGGCGGTCGGCGGCGGGCATGTGATGCGCTCACTCAGCCTGGCCAGGGCGCTGGGCGAGCACGGCGCGGAGTGCGTGTTCCTGGCCCCGCCGGTCGTCGCCGGCATCCTCGACGCCTTCGCACCAGACATGAGCCGTGAGGCGGTGGCCTCGGTCGCCGCCGCGGACCTGCCCGCCGCAGTCGCCGGCCTGGCCTTCGACGCCGTGGTGTTCGACCACTACGGCTTGGGCCGCGCCGATCACCAGTTCATCGCCCAAGGCCGCCCGACCCTGGTCATCGACGACCTCGCCGACCGGCCGCTGGCCGCCGACGTGGTGCTCGATTCCGGCCCGGCCCGCACAGAGGAAGACTACGCCGACCTCGCTGGCGGCGCGCGCCTTCTGCTCGGTCCGCGCTATGCGCCGCTGCGGCCGGAGTTCGCCGCCCTGCGCGAGGCCGCGATCGCTCGCCGCGGCGGGCCTGTGCAGCGGGTGCTGGTCGCCCTGGGCCTCACCGACGTCGGCGGCGTCACCTCGCGGGTGCTCGACCGCTTGCGCCAGCGCAACGGCCACCTCGCCTTCGACGTGGTGCTCGGCTCCGAGGCGCCCAGCCTGCCCGGCCTCACCCGCGTCGCCGCTCACGATCCGCGCGTCATGCTGCACATCGACGCCCAGGACATGGCTCGCCTGACGCTGGAGGCCGACGTCGCCTTCGGGGCCGGCGGATCGACCACCTGGGAGCGCTGCACCCTGGGCCTGCCTTCCGTGCTGCTGGTGCTGGCCGAGAACCAGCGCCCGGCCGCCCGCGCCCTGGCCGACCGTGACGCGGCCCTGGTGGTCGACGCCGCTGATCCGGATTTCGCCGCCGCGTTCGACCGGGCCGCCGTACGGCTGCTCAACGACACCGCCACCCGCACGCGCCTGACCGCCGCCAGCCTGGAGCTCTGCGACGGCCGGGGCGCCGAGCGCGCCGCCGAAGCTCTGCTGGAAGTGATCTCCGCCCCGCGGCTGGCCGCCCGCGATCCCGGCGTCTGA
- a CDS encoding amidohydrolase family protein, protein MYDLVIRRGLVVDGTGSPPRQANVAVSGGVIDKVGAVPEKGRREIDADGLLVTPGWVDIHTHYDGQVTWDPYLSPSCWHGVTTVVMGNCGVGFAPARPDRHEWLIGIMEAVEDIPGAALAEGMKWDWETFPEYLDSLERKPRVLDVAAQAPHSAIRAYVMDERGARNEVATPEDIAEMARITREAVQAGAVGFSTSRTALHRTKDGEVIPGTFAGADEMIGIGRALGEAGHGVFELASDMTIPEDEFAWMAAFAKETGLPVNYSLLQSPFQPNKWRDMLALTAKAQAEGANIKAGIACRPTGMVLGWQSTVHPFIRKTAYRAIAALPFAERLERLRDPTVREAIITEVTPQAPAMGALLQDFGNMFRLEREGRLDYEPRAEDSVAAEAARQGVTPEAAVYDMLMENDGAGYIYLPLLNYAEHSFDHIVEMMHDPNTVLSLSDGGAHCGVICDASFPTYMLTYWVRDRSRGQRLPLEKVVSMQTRETAQFYGLNDRGVIAPGMKADLNVIDFDALQIHAPEMVFDLPADGRRLVQRASGYRATVVDGVITFEHGEATGEMPGKLIRGPQAAPTALAAE, encoded by the coding sequence ATGTACGATCTGGTCATTCGGCGTGGTCTGGTGGTCGACGGTACGGGTTCTCCGCCCCGTCAGGCCAATGTCGCGGTGTCCGGCGGCGTCATCGACAAGGTCGGCGCTGTTCCAGAGAAGGGCCGCCGCGAGATCGACGCAGACGGGCTGTTGGTCACTCCGGGCTGGGTCGACATCCACACTCACTACGACGGCCAGGTGACCTGGGATCCCTACCTCAGCCCCTCCTGCTGGCACGGGGTCACCACGGTGGTCATGGGCAACTGCGGCGTCGGCTTCGCCCCCGCCCGGCCCGACCGCCACGAGTGGCTGATCGGCATCATGGAGGCGGTCGAGGACATCCCCGGCGCAGCCCTGGCCGAGGGCATGAAATGGGATTGGGAGACCTTCCCCGAATATCTCGACAGCCTCGAGCGCAAGCCGCGCGTCCTCGACGTCGCCGCCCAGGCCCCGCACAGCGCCATCCGCGCCTATGTCATGGACGAACGCGGCGCGCGTAACGAGGTGGCCACCCCCGAGGACATCGCCGAGATGGCCCGCATCACCCGCGAGGCGGTCCAGGCCGGCGCGGTCGGCTTCTCGACCTCGCGCACGGCCCTGCACCGGACCAAGGACGGTGAGGTCATCCCCGGCACCTTCGCCGGCGCCGACGAGATGATCGGCATCGGCCGCGCCCTCGGCGAGGCCGGCCATGGCGTGTTCGAGCTGGCCTCCGACATGACCATCCCCGAGGACGAATTCGCCTGGATGGCTGCGTTCGCCAAGGAGACCGGCCTGCCGGTCAACTACAGCCTGCTGCAGTCGCCGTTCCAGCCCAACAAGTGGCGCGACATGCTGGCCCTGACCGCCAAGGCCCAGGCCGAGGGCGCCAACATCAAGGCCGGCATCGCCTGTCGCCCCACCGGCATGGTGCTGGGCTGGCAGTCGACGGTGCACCCGTTCATCCGCAAGACCGCCTATCGGGCGATCGCCGCCCTGCCCTTCGCAGAGCGGCTGGAGCGCCTGCGCGATCCGACGGTCCGCGAGGCGATCATCACCGAGGTGACGCCCCAGGCTCCGGCCATGGGCGCGCTGCTGCAGGACTTCGGCAACATGTTCCGCCTGGAGCGCGAGGGCCGGCTCGACTACGAGCCGCGCGCCGAGGATTCCGTCGCCGCCGAGGCCGCCCGCCAGGGCGTCACGCCCGAGGCCGCCGTCTACGACATGCTCATGGAGAACGACGGCGCCGGGTACATCTACCTGCCCCTGCTGAACTACGCCGAGCACAGCTTCGACCACATCGTCGAGATGATGCACGACCCCAACACCGTGCTCAGCCTGTCGGACGGCGGCGCGCACTGCGGGGTGATCTGCGACGCCAGCTTCCCGACCTACATGCTGACCTACTGGGTGCGGGACCGCTCGCGCGGCCAGCGCCTGCCGCTGGAAAAGGTGGTCTCCATGCAGACCCGCGAGACGGCCCAGTTCTACGGGCTGAACGACCGCGGGGTCATCGCGCCGGGAATGAAGGCCGACCTCAACGTCATCGACTTCGACGCGCTGCAGATCCACGCGCCGGAGATGGTTTTCGACCTGCCGGCCGACGGCCGCCGGCTCGTCCAGCGGGCCAGCGGCTATCGCGCCACGGTCGTCGACGGGGTGATCACCTTCGAGCACGGAGAGGCCACCGGCGAAATGCCCGGCAAGCTGATCCGCGGCCCGCAGGCCGCGCCCACGGCCCTGGCCGCGGAGTAG
- the trxB gene encoding thioredoxin-disulfide reductase, with the protein MSQNAPRTTRCLVLGSGPAGYTAAIYAARALLKPVLIAGIQPGGQLTITTDVENYPGFADVIQGPWLMEQMQAQAAHVGTEIINDIVVKADLSQRPFRLECDSGEVWLAETLIIATGAQAKWLGLETEQKFQGFGVSACATCDGFFYRGKEVVVVGGGNTAVEEALFLTNFASKVTVVHRRDEFRAEKILQERLFAHPKIEVIWNVAIDEVVGTSEPLGVTGVKLKDVNTGDVREIPADGVFIAIGHAPASELFKGQLEMDGSGYLKVVPGSAATAIKGVYAAGDVTDDVYRQAVTAAGMGCMAALEAVRLLAEEDHEKAKHPISHNEAQRIGAW; encoded by the coding sequence ATGTCGCAGAATGCTCCTCGCACCACCCGCTGCCTCGTCCTGGGCTCCGGCCCGGCCGGCTACACCGCCGCCATCTACGCCGCGCGCGCCCTGCTCAAACCGGTGCTGATCGCCGGCATCCAGCCCGGCGGCCAGCTGACGATCACGACCGACGTCGAGAACTATCCGGGCTTCGCCGACGTCATCCAGGGCCCGTGGCTGATGGAGCAGATGCAGGCCCAGGCGGCCCATGTCGGCACCGAGATCATCAACGACATCGTCGTCAAGGCCGACCTCAGCCAACGCCCGTTCCGCCTGGAATGCGACTCCGGCGAGGTCTGGCTGGCCGAGACCCTGATCATCGCCACCGGCGCCCAGGCCAAGTGGCTGGGCCTGGAGACCGAGCAGAAGTTCCAGGGGTTCGGCGTCTCGGCCTGCGCCACCTGCGACGGCTTCTTCTATCGCGGCAAGGAGGTCGTGGTGGTCGGCGGCGGCAACACCGCCGTCGAGGAAGCGCTGTTCCTGACCAACTTCGCCTCCAAGGTCACCGTCGTGCACCGCCGCGACGAGTTCCGCGCCGAGAAGATCCTGCAGGAGCGCCTGTTCGCCCACCCGAAGATCGAGGTGATCTGGAACGTCGCCATCGACGAGGTGGTCGGCACTTCCGAGCCGCTCGGCGTCACCGGCGTCAAGCTGAAGGACGTGAACACCGGCGACGTCCGCGAAATCCCCGCCGACGGCGTCTTCATCGCCATCGGCCACGCCCCGGCTTCCGAACTCTTCAAGGGCCAACTGGAGATGGACGGCTCGGGCTATCTGAAGGTCGTCCCCGGCAGCGCCGCGACCGCGATCAAGGGCGTCTACGCCGCGGGCGACGTCACCGACGACGTCTACCGCCAGGCCGTCACCGCCGCCGGCATGGGCTGCATGGCGGCGCTGGAAGCGGTAAGACTGCTGGCCGAAGAGGATCACGAGAAGGCCAAGCACCCGATCAGCCATAACGAGGCCCAGCGCATCGGCGCCTGGTGA
- a CDS encoding UDP-N-acetylglucosamine 1-carboxyvinyltransferase: MTNLIVRGGRALRGTITPSANKNAVLPVLCATLLSDEPIILHRVPDITDVRKLLDFFGKLGSSVEMDYATGTLRLHHGRDLDPKSAHLPLGMRSSIMLIPALLHRFGRASLEEDVTGCTLGSREIDPHIEVFRAFGAEVTSEPGATVINADKGFTATQHWLDYASVTTTENFVLCAATAKGLSRLTNAACEPHVQEFCEFLAGMGARIQGVGGSRLTVSGVDSLGGVEFTFADDFHEVATFLAMGAITGGEIAVQNGSVEQFPLLDRTFAKFGVEVTHENGFSRARVDGKLKVREPFTSNILTKVEAAPWPYVPADLLPIFVALGVRAEGQVMFWNKVYDGALGWHSELGKFGAHALLCDPHRLITWGGKPLTPATVESPYIIRVAIALFMLAASIEGESTILNASPIQRAHPKFVENLNALGADVSWVAGD; this comes from the coding sequence ATGACGAACCTGATCGTGCGAGGCGGCCGCGCCTTGCGTGGAACCATTACGCCGTCCGCCAACAAGAACGCCGTCCTGCCGGTGCTCTGCGCCACCCTGCTCAGCGACGAGCCGATCATCCTGCACCGGGTGCCGGACATCACCGACGTCCGCAAGCTGCTGGATTTCTTCGGAAAGCTCGGCTCGTCGGTCGAGATGGACTACGCCACCGGCACGCTGCGGCTGCACCACGGCCGCGACCTGGACCCGAAGTCGGCGCACCTGCCGCTGGGCATGCGTTCGTCGATCATGCTGATCCCGGCCCTGCTGCACCGCTTCGGCCGCGCCAGCCTGGAAGAGGACGTCACCGGCTGCACCCTCGGCTCGCGTGAGATCGACCCGCACATCGAGGTGTTCCGCGCCTTCGGGGCCGAGGTCACCAGCGAACCCGGCGCGACGGTGATCAACGCCGACAAGGGCTTCACCGCCACCCAGCACTGGCTCGACTACGCCTCGGTGACCACCACCGAGAACTTCGTGCTCTGCGCGGCTACCGCCAAGGGCCTCTCGCGCCTGACCAACGCCGCCTGCGAGCCGCACGTCCAGGAGTTCTGCGAGTTCCTGGCCGGCATGGGCGCGCGCATCCAGGGCGTCGGCGGCTCGCGCCTGACCGTCTCGGGCGTAGACAGCCTGGGCGGGGTCGAGTTCACCTTCGCCGACGACTTCCACGAGGTCGCCACCTTTCTGGCCATGGGCGCGATCACCGGCGGCGAGATCGCCGTCCAGAACGGCTCGGTCGAACAGTTCCCGCTGCTGGACCGCACCTTCGCCAAGTTCGGCGTCGAGGTGACCCACGAGAACGGCTTCAGCCGCGCCCGCGTCGACGGCAAGCTGAAGGTGCGCGAGCCCTTCACGTCGAACATCCTGACCAAGGTCGAGGCCGCGCCCTGGCCCTATGTCCCGGCCGACCTGCTGCCGATCTTCGTCGCGCTCGGCGTGCGCGCCGAAGGCCAGGTGATGTTCTGGAACAAGGTCTATGACGGCGCGCTCGGCTGGCACTCGGAGCTCGGCAAGTTCGGCGCCCACGCCCTGCTCTGCGACCCGCACCGCCTGATCACCTGGGGCGGCAAGCCGCTGACCCCGGCGACGGTCGAGAGCCCCTACATCATCCGCGTCGCCATCGCCCTCTTCATGCTGGCCGCCAGCATCGAGGGCGAGAGCACCATCCTCAACGCCTCGCCGATCCAGCGCGCCCACCCGAAGTTCGTCGAGAACCTCAACGCCCTCGGCGCCGACGTCAGCTGGGTCGCCGGCGACTGA